GACGTGGAGGAACGCGCCCAGCTCGGCGTCGGTCTCGGCGATGCGGTCCAAGAACGCCTGCGTGACTTCGCGCGAGGTCACCTCACCGGACTGGATCTTGGCGGCGAGCTCGTGCGCGGGCAGGGCGATGAGCCCCTCGGAGGGAATTACGTAGTTAGTCATGTCTAGTCCCCTTCTCCCAGAATCTGCGGCACCACGAAGCGCTCTTCCTCCACAGCGGGGGCCTGGTCAAGCGCCTGCTTTTGGGTCAGGGTCCGCTTTTCCACGTCCTTTCGCATCCCGGCGTCGATGGAGTGCGGGTGGCTCATCGGCGTCACACCTTCGGTATCGACTTGGCGCACCTTGGACACTGCGTCGACGATGTGGTCGAGCTGCGGCGCGATCTGGTCGAGCTCCTCATCGCTGAGCGCGATGCGGGCGAGACGCGCGATGCGCGAGACCTCGTCTCTGGAAATTTCGGACAATGTCTTTCCTAACCTTGGAGATGAAAACGACCTCATCTTACGTCACGGCCCAGACACTCCGGTTGGGGGCGGTGTTTGGGCGCGGTGATATAACTTGTGTTATGTCTTACCTCATCCGCGTCCACCTGCCGGACGTCCCGGGAAGCCTCGGCGAGCTCGCCGAGGCTTTCGGCATGATCGATGCCGACATTCGCTCCGTGGACATCGTTCAGATGGATCGCGCGGGGGTAGTCACCGATGACATCGTCGTCGAGCTGCCTACGGGCACGCTTGTCGACGCCCTCATCACCGCAGCCAGCTCCATCGAGGGCGCGGAGGTCGACTCGATTCGCCCGTTCACGGGCACGGTGGATCGCCGCGGTCAGATCCAGATGCTCGCCCGCATCGCCGACACCACGGGCGACGTCACCGCCGCGGCGCAGGAGCTCGTCAGCGTGATGCCGCAGGCCATGACGTCGTCGTGGGCGGTGGTGCTGCGCGACACGTCCGAGGGGTTGGAGCGCGTCGCGGCCTCCCAGGCGGCGCCGGGTGACGACGGTTCCAAGCCCACGCTCGTCGACGTCACCACGGCGCGGATCTTGCAGCGCGACTCCGACACCTGGGTACCTGAGGCGTGGTGGCTACTGGACACCACACTGGCGATCACGCCCCTGGCCGGCACGGACCTGGTGCTCGTCGTCGGACGCGTTGGTGGCCCCGACTTCCTCGCCTCCGAGGTCACGCAAATCAGGGACCTGGGACACATCATCGGCGCGATGCTGCGCTAAGTATTCCACTGCCACTCGACCTCCGGCCGTGTATGCTCCAATTTGTGCAGCGCTCAAATAAACTCCGCCGGTCGATGGCACTGACGTTTTCCGTTGCCGTCGTGCTGGCCATCACGGCAGTGTGCGGGGCTTTCCTCATGCTCGACGTCGTTATCCCAAATTGGTTCGTCATCGTCGCCAGGTGGATTCCCGCCATTGTGGCTGCAACAGTGATCGTGGCGTATCGCCAGCGCGACGTGCTGGGCTGGTTTCGGCTTTGCACCCCCTGGCGCAGAGCCGTCATCGGCAGCCTGGTCGCCGTGGGTGTGCTGCTGGGCACCTACGCCATCGCGTCAGCCATCGCGCTTGCTGCTGGAGTTGGCGAGCCCCATTCGGCCAGCTTCTATCTGCGGGCGCTGGCATTCATTGCCCCGGCGACACTGCTGTTCTCACTGAGCACTCTCGGCGAGGAGGTGGCATGGCGCGGGTTCCTTCACACATGCCTGGGCGATACCGGTGTTAGGCGCTCCTCGGCCGTAATCTCGGGACTGTGGGTGATTTTCCATCTCCCGCTCCACGGGACCATGGTCTACCAAGGCGTCCTGCCGCTGGATGCTGCGCTGACCTCGACGCTTACGCTCTTCGCGCTCGGTTTGCTGCTCAGCGCGACAGCCCACCGTTTCGATTCTCCATGGCCGGCTACCTTCGCGCACGCTCTGCCCCTGTCCACTTTGAATCTGATCAACCTGCCCGCCGGCCCCAGCGCCGCCGACCATTGGGTAGTCGCGGGCATCACCTTCACAGCTCTCGTGCTGGCGGCTGCTGCGCTCACCCCCGGCCGCCGGTCGGTGGGGACGTCAACGCCCGCGCCATGAGGGCGCGGGCAGTCTCATCTCCGGCCCGGAAATCAAGGCCGGGGCCAGCCTGACCGATCATCGCTGCCGTCAGGGGGTATCGCGACATCTCCTGCCGTCCGAGGGCGCGGGCGAAACCGGGGGTGACACCGTTGCCGGCGGCAATGAGGGCATGCCCGTAGACCCACTCGGTGAGCACACCGGTGATGCCGGCCGCGGCCTCGGCGCTGTGCCCCACCGCAACCTGGAAAAACGTCAGCAGTGTTTCGTTGAGTTTCAGGGCGTTGGGTCCCGCGATGCGCTGTTGCGCGAGAAGCTGGGCGTGACCGGGGTTATCGGTGAAGAGCTTCTGCACGTGCTGGAGGAAGGTCGCAAGCGCGGTTTCGGGATCGTCGATAAGCAACAGCCCTGTATCGATTGCTCCGAGGAACCTGTCGCCTAGCACAATCCGAATCTCCTCCAGGTCGGCGGCATAGGTGTAGAGGGCTGTGGGACTGACCCCGGCCTGTTTCGCGATGCGGCGCTGCGTCAGCGCTCCGGGCCCGTGGCTGGCGAGAAGTTCCTCTGCGGCCAGAAGGATCTTCTCGGCGGAGATATCGCCCCTCGGACCCCGCTTTCCCGTTCCACCAACCATGGGCTGATCGTACCGCGTGTATTGGGGACGAACCGCGAAGACCTCAATGCGCTATCGGGCCGCAGAGTTCGTTGGGAGCCTTCGCTTCTATATTTCTGTTATTCTAGAATCATGAACATAGACATTGACCGCGTCGCCGCCCTCGAGCGGCGCGTCGCGCAGCTCGAAGACCATTTCACGCCCTCACAACAACAGCCCCCCGCCTTCGCCCTCATCGAGGCGATCAAAGACAACGACGACCTCATCGACGGCGCCGTCACGTTCGGCGGGGCCGTCGACACCGGCATCGGCCACTACGAATACGAGTGGTCCCGTCCCACCCACTGGGTTACGGACAGCCCCTGGGAGGACGAGATCTCGCGCCTGTCCGCACTCGCCCACCCGCAGCGCGGAGAGATCCTGCGCCGCCTTTTGGGAGCTCCCGCCACTGTTGCCGAGCTCGTGTCGGAAGGCATCGTCTCCTCCACGGGTACGGCCTACCACCACCTGGGCGCGCTACACGCCGCGGGTTGGGTGACCAAGCGCGACGGCGGGTACGCCATTCCCCCCGCCCGCGTCATTCCACTGATGGTGATCATCACAGCGTGCGAGGCCCACTGATGAAACCGACTGCTCTGGCCGCCAGCGGCCTCGCCGTAATCGCCACACTGACCGTGATGCTGCTTCTCGGGCCCCGCCCGATCACGGTGGGCACGCACGCCACGGGAGATGCGTCCGTCTCCAGCGCGCTTCGCAACAACGCCGAACCCGGGCACAACGACCTCGCCGCCTTCTTCCTCGACAACGGCGACGTCCGCTTTGGCGGCCTCGACGCCGACGAACACACCGAATTCGAAATCGGCTCCATCACCAAAACCTTCAACGCCGAGCTACTACGCCAGCAGATTGCAAGCGGCGACATCACGCTTGCAACAACAGTCGGCGAGCTTATCGACGTCCCCGGCGCCCCGATCGCCGACGTCACCATGGAAGAGCTCGCCAACCACACCGCCGGGTTGAGCTCTGTGCCCGCCGAACTTTCAAGCAGCCGCCTACCTGTGGTTTTATTCGACGGCAACCCCTACCGCGAGGCGACAGCCGATGAGATTATCTCCCACGCGGGCGACGCAAAGCTGAAAGATCGCGGCCAGCGCAACTACTCCAACTACGGCCACGCCCTTCTCGGGCAGCTTCTGGCCCGCAACGCGAACGTCAGTTACGAGGAATTGCTGCGCACCTCAATCCTCGAGCCCGCGGGCATGGATGAGACGTACCTCGCGACGTCCGGCTCCGGAGAGTACAGCTCCCGAGGACTCGGCTTGCAGGGTCGCACCGTTGAGCCCTGGAACATGGACGGCTGGGCCCCGGCGGGCGCCATCCGCTCCACCCCGGCGGACATGGCGAAATACGCCCAATGGGTCGCCGACCACGGCCGCCCCGAGTACGGGTGGAGCCACCGGGAGATAGGTGGGACCGAATACACCTTCCACAACGGCGGGACCGGAGGTTTCCGGACCATGCTCCTGTGGTCCCCGGACGGCGAGGATGCCGTGTTCGTCGCTAACTCCAGCAGCATGTGGGTCGACGGGCTCGCCGTGGACCTGCTCGAAGAACTCGAAGGGACAGATAAGTGATGATCAGCTACATTCTTGTCGCCACGTGCGTAGGTGCGTTGGCCTACGAATCCTTCCGGGCGTGGCGCCGGCCAACGTGGTCGCTGAGCCACATGGTCAGCCCGGTTGTTACCGTGGCCGTCGTCCTGCTGCTGTCGCGCGCTATCGTGTGGTACGAGGCTGTACCGTTTTGGGTGTGGCCGGCGCTCGCGTTCCTCGCCGCCGCAACCGTCGGGTTAGCGGTGTACAAATACGCCGCTACTGCGCCGACCCGGTCTGAAGCAGCTGCTCAAACTGCTCCTCGTTGAGGATGGGAACGCCAAGCTCGCGCGCCTTGTCCTCCTTCGATCCTGCGTTTTCTCCCACCACGACGTAACTGGTCTTCTTCGACACCGAGCCGGCCGCCTTCCCGCCGCGTGACAGGATCGCCTCCTTCGCCTCGTCGCGGGAGAAGTTCTCCAGGGTTCCCGTCACCACGACGGTAAGTCCCTCGAGGGTCTGCGGGGCGGCATCGGTGGTGTCGTCGACCATGCGCACCCCGGCCTTAGCCCACTTGTCCACGATGTCGCGGTGCCAGTCCACCGTAAACCAGTCCTTGAAGGATTGCGCGATGACCAACCCCACGCCGTCGGTGTCGGCGAGGTCGGCTACGGGGGCGTCGATAAGCGCCTGCATTGAGGCGTAGCGCGCTGCGAGCGCGCGGGCGGCGGTGGGCCCGACGTGGCGGATCGAGAGCGCAACCAGCACTCGCCACAGTTCGCGCTCGCGCGCGGTGTCCAGGTTGGCCAGCAGCTTCTTGCCCGCGGCGTTGACGTTGCCCGCCTTGGTGGTGTAGGCGCTGGACTTTTTGAGGTCTTCCTCGGTGAGGTCGAACAGGTCACCCTCGTCGACGAGCACGCCCGAGTCGATGAGGTCAATCGCACCCTTCTCCCCGAGCGCCTCGATGTCGAACGCGCCGCGCGACGCCAGGTACTTCAAGCGCTGCGACAGTTGCGCCGGGCACGAGCGCGTGTTCGGGCAGCGCCAGTCCGCGTCGCCCTCCTTGGCCGGCGCAAGCTCCGTGCCGCACGCCGGGCAGTCCTTCGGGTAGATGAACTCGCGCTCGCTGCCGTCGCGCAGATCCGCGACGGGGCCCAGCACCTCGGGGATGATCTCGCCGGCCTTGCGGATCACCACCGTATCCCCGATGAGCACGCCCTTGCGCTTGACTTCGTGCTGGTTGTGCAGGGTCGCCAGCGACACCGTTGAGCCGGAGACGAACACCGGCTCCAGCACCGCGAACGGGGTGGCGCGGCCGGTGCGCCCGACGGAGACCTCGATGTCGAGCAGTTTCGTGGTCACCTCCTCCGGCGGGTACTTGTACGCGATCGCCCAGCGCGGCGCGCGCGACGTCGCACCCAGGGAACGCTGCGTGGCGACGGAGTCCACCTTGATCACGACCCCGTCCATCTCGTGGAGCGCATCGTGGCGGTGCTCGGCCCAATAGTCAACGGACTCTTGGACGTGCGCGGCCGTCTCGGCGCGGCGGGTGTACTCGGAAACGGGAAGTCCCCACTCCGCGAGCTTTTCGTAGGCCTCGAACTGGGACGCGGGCGAAAACCCCTCGCGCGCGCCGATGCCGTGGCAGATCATGCGCAGCTTGCGCTTCTTCACATCCTCCGGGTTCTTCTGGCGCAGGCCCCCGGCGGCGGTGTTGCGCGGGTTGGCGAAAGGCTTTCCGCCCTCTTTGATGCGCTGCTCGTTGAGCTCGGGGAAGTCCTCGGGGCGGATGAACACCTCGCCGCGGACTTCTAGCAGTTCGGGGAAGTCTCCAGTGAGGGTGTGCGGGATATCGGGGATGACTTTCGCGTTGGCGGTGATGTCCTCGCCGACGCGGCCGTCGCCACGCGTGGCGGCGCGAACCAGCTCGCCGTTTTCGTAAATCAAGTCGATCGACAACCCGTCGATCTTCAGCTCCGTGAGATACGGCCCCGGCGTCTTGGCCAGCCAGTCGGCGAGTTCTTCGGCGGAGAACACGTTATCCAGGCTCATCATCCGCTCGAGGTGCTCGACGTCGTCGAACGCGCTGGAGACGGGAGCGCCGACCTCCTTCGTCGGCGACTCCGGCACGGCCAACTCCGGGTGGGCCTCCTCGAAGGCGACGAGATTGTTGAACAGCTTGTCGAATTCAGCGTCGGAAATCACCGGCTGGCCGTTGTAGTACAGGTCGCGGTGGTGACGCACCTGGCTGGCAAGGTCGTCCCACTGGCGGTGCAGGTCTGCGGAAATGTCGCTCACAGTGCACCAGTCTAGAGTTAGAGGCATGGCTTCGTTCGACGCATCCCGCATGCTCTCCTTTGACCTGGAGACAACCTCGGCCAACCCAGGCGAGGCACGCATCGTCACCTCAGCGCTCGTGCGTATCGACGGCTCCTCCGTCACGTCCACGGAAGAACTCGCCGACCCGGGGGTGGAGATCCCGGAGGAAGCGGCGGCCGTCCACGGCATCACCACCGAAAAGGCACGCGCCGAGGGCCGCCCGCACGACGAGGTCCTCGCCGAAACGGTCGCCGAGATTCGCAAGTGCTGGGAGGACGGGCTGACGCTGGTGGTGTTCAACGCCCCCTACGACCTTACGGTGCTGCGCCATCTCACCGGCACGTTCACGGTGGATGGGCCCGTGTTCGACCCACTGGTGATCGACCGGGCCAAAGACCGCTACCGCAAGGGCAAGCGCAACCTCGGGGCGCTTAGCGAGATCTACGGGGTGCGGCTCGACAACGCCCACGAGGCCACCTCGGACGCCACCGCCGCCGCCCGCATCGCCTGGAAGCAGGTTCGCATGTGGCCGGAGCTTGCGACGATGTCCTTCGGCGAGCTCATGGAGTACCAGGCGGTGCAGTACTACACCTGCCAGTCCGAGCTGAAGACCTACTTCGAGTCGCGCGGGCGCGATGCGTCCGGGGTGACGCTGAGTTGGCCGATGGAGGGTTAGGCCGGGCCCTCCTTATGCACGCGCAGCCGGGGGCAACAGCTTGTTGTGGAGTGCGCGATATGCGCGGAATGCCATGTCACGACCTGGGGTTTTTCCTTTCCGACGCCCCACATCGCGCGGTACAAACCACGCACACGCAAAACCCCGGATGCACAACGCCAACAGCACCCCTTTTTTGGCGGCGCGCTGCGAAGTATTCAGCGCAGCCCCTCCGACATCTCGCGCGCCTGACGGTAGT
Above is a window of Corynebacterium sanguinis DNA encoding:
- a CDS encoding ArsR/SmtB family transcription factor; translation: MNIDIDRVAALERRVAQLEDHFTPSQQQPPAFALIEAIKDNDDLIDGAVTFGGAVDTGIGHYEYEWSRPTHWVTDSPWEDEISRLSALAHPQRGEILRRLLGAPATVAELVSEGIVSSTGTAYHHLGALHAAGWVTKRDGGYAIPPARVIPLMVIITACEAH
- a CDS encoding TetR/AcrR family transcriptional regulator, with protein sequence MVGGTGKRGPRGDISAEKILLAAEELLASHGPGALTQRRIAKQAGVSPTALYTYAADLEEIRIVLGDRFLGAIDTGLLLIDDPETALATFLQHVQKLFTDNPGHAQLLAQQRIAGPNALKLNETLLTFFQVAVGHSAEAAAGITGVLTEWVYGHALIAAGNGVTPGFARALGRQEMSRYPLTAAMIGQAGPGLDFRAGDETARALMARALTSPPTGGRG
- a CDS encoding CPBP family glutamic-type intramembrane protease, whose translation is MALTFSVAVVLAITAVCGAFLMLDVVIPNWFVIVARWIPAIVAATVIVAYRQRDVLGWFRLCTPWRRAVIGSLVAVGVLLGTYAIASAIALAAGVGEPHSASFYLRALAFIAPATLLFSLSTLGEEVAWRGFLHTCLGDTGVRRSSAVISGLWVIFHLPLHGTMVYQGVLPLDAALTSTLTLFALGLLLSATAHRFDSPWPATFAHALPLSTLNLINLPAGPSAADHWVVAGITFTALVLAAAALTPGRRSVGTSTPAP
- a CDS encoding serine hydrolase domain-containing protein, which produces MKPTALAASGLAVIATLTVMLLLGPRPITVGTHATGDASVSSALRNNAEPGHNDLAAFFLDNGDVRFGGLDADEHTEFEIGSITKTFNAELLRQQIASGDITLATTVGELIDVPGAPIADVTMEELANHTAGLSSVPAELSSSRLPVVLFDGNPYREATADEIISHAGDAKLKDRGQRNYSNYGHALLGQLLARNANVSYEELLRTSILEPAGMDETYLATSGSGEYSSRGLGLQGRTVEPWNMDGWAPAGAIRSTPADMAKYAQWVADHGRPEYGWSHREIGGTEYTFHNGGTGGFRTMLLWSPDGEDAVFVANSSSMWVDGLAVDLLEELEGTDK
- a CDS encoding 3'-5' exonuclease, with amino-acid sequence MASFDASRMLSFDLETTSANPGEARIVTSALVRIDGSSVTSTEELADPGVEIPEEAAAVHGITTEKARAEGRPHDEVLAETVAEIRKCWEDGLTLVVFNAPYDLTVLRHLTGTFTVDGPVFDPLVIDRAKDRYRKGKRNLGALSEIYGVRLDNAHEATSDATAAARIAWKQVRMWPELATMSFGELMEYQAVQYYTCQSELKTYFESRGRDASGVTLSWPMEG
- the gatC gene encoding Asp-tRNA(Asn)/Glu-tRNA(Gln) amidotransferase subunit GatC translates to MSEISRDEVSRIARLARIALSDEELDQIAPQLDHIVDAVSKVRQVDTEGVTPMSHPHSIDAGMRKDVEKRTLTQKQALDQAPAVEEERFVVPQILGEGD
- a CDS encoding amino acid-binding ACT domain protein; amino-acid sequence: MSYLIRVHLPDVPGSLGELAEAFGMIDADIRSVDIVQMDRAGVVTDDIVVELPTGTLVDALITAASSIEGAEVDSIRPFTGTVDRRGQIQMLARIADTTGDVTAAAQELVSVMPQAMTSSWAVVLRDTSEGLERVAASQAAPGDDGSKPTLVDVTTARILQRDSDTWVPEAWWLLDTTLAITPLAGTDLVLVVGRVGGPDFLASEVTQIRDLGHIIGAMLR
- the ligA gene encoding NAD-dependent DNA ligase LigA; this encodes MSDISADLHRQWDDLASQVRHHRDLYYNGQPVISDAEFDKLFNNLVAFEEAHPELAVPESPTKEVGAPVSSAFDDVEHLERMMSLDNVFSAEELADWLAKTPGPYLTELKIDGLSIDLIYENGELVRAATRGDGRVGEDITANAKVIPDIPHTLTGDFPELLEVRGEVFIRPEDFPELNEQRIKEGGKPFANPRNTAAGGLRQKNPEDVKKRKLRMICHGIGAREGFSPASQFEAYEKLAEWGLPVSEYTRRAETAAHVQESVDYWAEHRHDALHEMDGVVIKVDSVATQRSLGATSRAPRWAIAYKYPPEEVTTKLLDIEVSVGRTGRATPFAVLEPVFVSGSTVSLATLHNQHEVKRKGVLIGDTVVIRKAGEIIPEVLGPVADLRDGSEREFIYPKDCPACGTELAPAKEGDADWRCPNTRSCPAQLSQRLKYLASRGAFDIEALGEKGAIDLIDSGVLVDEGDLFDLTEEDLKKSSAYTTKAGNVNAAGKKLLANLDTARERELWRVLVALSIRHVGPTAARALAARYASMQALIDAPVADLADTDGVGLVIAQSFKDWFTVDWHRDIVDKWAKAGVRMVDDTTDAAPQTLEGLTVVVTGTLENFSRDEAKEAILSRGGKAAGSVSKKTSYVVVGENAGSKEDKARELGVPILNEEQFEQLLQTGSAQ